The DNA segment AAGCTAAATAGCTAACCTGACTGTTGTTGATGGTTCTTTAACTGACGTTAGAAAATAATCCGTCTGTGAGGTATCAATTCTCACTGAACATCATTTGTCCATTTCGGGTATAGTTAGTAGTTTAAATGCCATATATAGATCATTTATATGTTAAGTATGTCactaaaatctgttttctttctattGTTTCACCTCTGGATGTCTCTTAAATAGTCATTATGGCCTCAGATGACATTGCACAGCTAGCTGATGCTCTCTCCAAGACCCATGTCGGGGATGGAGAGTTGAGCTATAAAGGCCTGGGACTGAAGCTGGACAACGCGGAATCAGGTTAGATGCTGAACAGAGAGTGCTGATGAGCTTTGTTTCAGTAGTCATGGTGCACTGTAGACATGTCCAAACAGGATAACCTGTTCTCTTTGCTTTCAGTGGAGGAGTTGGTCCGTGAGATAGAGCAGTACCAGGGTCTGAGAGCTTTGCGTCTGGAGGGGAACACTGTCGGCGTGGAGGCAGCCCAAGCCATTGCCAAGGCTTTGGAGAGCAAAGACCTGCTCCAGGTATTCCTCAGATCATGGTTTCCATTACCAGTAAAGCAGACTGCAGCCATACTACACATTTAGGACCTGAAAAAGTGCCCTGGTTTAATATCCAGTCTTGCAGTAATAATACTTTCATATCCATGTAattcttttgacatttcatatccCCACTGTtgcagtaaagaaaaaacaccacactgttttctctctcttaaaaactgtttgtgtctctcagaGATGCTATTGGAGCGACATGTTTACAGGGAGGCTGCGCTCTGAAATCCCAACAGCTCTGGTGAGAATTTCAGCCACTTCTTTATGCAGCTCATGGTTTTCAGGATTTGTTTTGTGATTAAATTCTCTCAGAACTCAGGAAATGCCTGCTTCATATGTTCTTTGTTGTGCTTTTGTCAGAGATCCCTGGGCAGCGCATTGATGAGTGCTGGGGCCAGGCTGACTGAGTTAGACCTGAGTGATAACGCCTTTGGGCCGGACGGTGTGAAGGGAATTGAGCAGTTGCTGAAGAGCCCTTCCTGCCACACCTTGAGGGAGCTCAGGCTCAACAACTGTGGCATGGGGATCGGTGGAGGAAAGGTGAGTTCACAGaccttttgtgtgttttgacataTTATTATCACACTGTCATCCAGCTTGAACTAGCACACTTCAGATGGTATTTGTCTGTAAAGTGTCCTAGATTTAGAATAAGCCAGTAACTGTGGTGAATGGTTTGTGTAGATCTTGGCCGAAGCTCTGATTGAGTGTCACAGACAGTCATCAGCCCACGGAGCTCCACTCAGACTGAGAGTGTTCATCGCAGGGAGGAACCGCCTGGAAAATGAAGGAGCCAGTGCCCTCGCCAAGGCCTTTCAGGTAGAAAACACACCCTCCCAAACTGATTGACAGGTCTTCTAATACATGGACTAACATTAGACAACCAAATTTTGAGATATTAATGTTGCCAGGTTCTGTTATAAATATATAGGGGTACATATTAGTAATAagtgtaaacaaataaataattacagtgagtctctgtttttcattgtaaGTTGATCGGCAGCCTGGAGGAAGTCCACATGCCCCAGAATGGTATCAACCATAAAGGTGTGATGGCGTTAGCTTCAGCCATGCGACACAACCCAGAGCTCCGCGTCCTCAACTTCAATGACAACACTTTCACCAAGAAGGGAACACTGGCCATGGCACAGGTAAGGCCTTGTTTTCAGACATGTCCCcataagacaaaataattttgtatgtatgtgttttcagctgaTATTTCTGGACATGGTTTTCTTCTGTTGGCCACGCAGGCTCTGAAGCATCTGAGAAACGTCCAGGTGATCAACTTTGGCGACTGTCTGGTCCGTTCTGAAGGAGCCATCGCCCTCGCTGCAGTCTTGAGAGAGGGACTGCCGATCCTCAAGGtgagttcagtatcaaagtTCAGcattttctgcctctttgtgtTTGCTCTGTCACCAGCTCGATTACAGTGCTCTCTTATGCGCCTCGTCTTCAGGAGCTGAATCTGTCGTTCGGTGAGATCACGGAGGCAGCTGCGCTAGTGGTGGCTCAGGCTGTCATGGACAAACCTCACATGGAGAAAGTGGATCTGAACGGTGCGTACACTGAACGCAGAACTGGAATTGTTGTCGCTGTAGAAGTAGCAGTTACATGAAAAATCCTGAATAAATTATacagtttgaaaatgtgtttttaaaaaatagaaatgttctAAGAAAGTTGTATAAATAGAACTAAGAAATAGTTCATACTAAAGAGCTTGAAACTAATCTGTACATGACTCTGATAGGTAACTGTCTGGGAGAGGAAGGCTGTGAGGCTTTGAGAGATGCTATGGAGAGCATGGATAAAGGAGACGTGCTGGCATCACTCAGGTAATATACGCGTCGCTGTTTGTGTAACGTTAAGTAATCGATCTCTCCTGAAGCTGTTTTCCAGTTGTTCACCAGCACAATAGCAAGGTAGAGCAAATattcaaacaaatgttttgttcCTTTTGAATTCACTGCAGTGATGATGAGGGAGAACCTGAAGATGAGGAAGACGACGATGACAATGAAAACGACGACGACGAaggcgatgatgatgatgatgtgagtGACGACTGTAATGAAGACAATGAAGAGGATGGAGACATTGTGAAGGAAAATGGAGTGACAAGAAAAGAAGACAGTCCTGTGAAACTTCAGAGCCCAGTAAgttgacacaaaacacacatttttaaccAACAGTATGTATTTATACAGTACAGAGTCTATTTTCTTCTAATAACTAGTGTCATATTGTGAATAAATTTAAAGCTTGTACATTATTTTGatgtaatgaaataattttAGATCCATATTTCATAGATTAAAAATATAGTTTCATACTTTCCTGTCAAGGTTTCTTTTTCAGTAACAAATGACTTAATCATATTGCACTGACTGGAACATTAATCAGGtttcctgctgtgtgtctgattgtgactgtgtgtgtgtgtgtgtgtgtgtgcacctacAGGCAGAGATCATGTCTTTCCTCAGCTGCCCCTCTGTTGAGAAGCTTCTTCAGCTGGGAGAGATGAGGACACACCTGTCGCAACAGGTgggaattattattattattagtatttttattcttattattattttgttgaatTGGTATAAAATGTCCCAGCAGGTTCTTTGCAGAGAGGTGATATAATCTGTTGCTGAGactcttctcttttctcaccAGGTTGATGCGTCTGACCCACACAAGGCGGCTGAAGTCCTTCTGAAAATTGCTTCCTTGTACAGTGAGGAACCAGAGACCAAGACAGCAGTTCTAGAAACTATTGGTGAATAAAACACTCCCGTCACTCACcttttacttcctgttctcATTTTGACaatgttcttatttttttatatatttccattttaacaATGCTTGTATAGTATGTTGCATTATACAGCAGAATACAACCGACCCCCAACTGAAATTCATCACCTTTGACCACACATGAAAAAGACTGCGCTGCGACACACAATAgtgttttgctgctgtgtgCATTGTTGCTCTCTCATCGGTTCAAATATCTCTTTGGTGTTGACGGATCAAACACAAAGAATAACCTCTGCTGCCTCGTTTGACCCTGGCCTCTATCACTTTGTCCCACAGATGATGTGTTCAAAAAGCTCCTCTCTGGTCCCGCCCTCCAGTCATACTGCTTCCTCTCCACGCTGCTGGTCATGATGGGAGTCCTCAAGGTACGGTGCTGCTGCAGTGCCCCGAGCCCCTTCGCCTTCTAAGAATCTGACACAGAATCAGTGAGATTAAGCAATTGCTCGAGGATTGTTCCCTTTTATTAAGGAAGAAAAACTCAAATCAGATAAAAAATTCCACACACAGTAACTTAAATTATCTTTAGACTGTAACACAGCGAAGTAGTCTAGGCTCTGTAGGTCTCTTTTACAGTCTGCTACATTGCAGACTGTACGTTTTTACTATGAGATACAAAACACTTTCCAAAAATGTGAAGGGAGATTTCTTAATCAAGACTTTGAACATATTATTACTCTTTATTTAGGCAGGAATCTGGATCTGACAGGATTCACATTTTTGGAAAGTGTTTCGTATCTCATAGTAAAAACTTACAGTCTGCAATGTAGCAGACTGTAAAAGAGACCTACAGAGCCTAGACTACTTCGCTGTGTTACAGTCTAAAGATAATTTAATATGTTCAAAGTCTTGATTAAGAAATCTCCCTTCGTATGTTGTGCTGAATCTGGAGCTCACAGCAACTCCATTCTCTGTTATAGAGactttgtttgcatgtgtttcctgAGAAAAACTCTGCTTGAGTCCTCGCTGCAGAATCCGATGTGCATGTGAAGGATTTTATTGAACCATTCTGTCCATGTACAAGTTTCTGCAGAAATTCTGTGATTCCAGTTTCTTTCTGCTACAGATTACTTCTCCCCTGTTGCTTAAGATTTACAACAAAAATTGctggatttttgttttgctgaagtttttacttttcttttgtgCTTTTCAGGGAGAGGGGA comes from the Seriola aureovittata isolate HTS-2021-v1 ecotype China chromosome 21, ASM2101889v1, whole genome shotgun sequence genome and includes:
- the rangap1b gene encoding ran GTPase-activating protein 1b, with translation MASDDIAQLADALSKTHVGDGELSYKGLGLKLDNAESVEELVREIEQYQGLRALRLEGNTVGVEAAQAIAKALESKDLLQRCYWSDMFTGRLRSEIPTALRSLGSALMSAGARLTELDLSDNAFGPDGVKGIEQLLKSPSCHTLRELRLNNCGMGIGGGKILAEALIECHRQSSAHGAPLRLRVFIAGRNRLENEGASALAKAFQLIGSLEEVHMPQNGINHKGVMALASAMRHNPELRVLNFNDNTFTKKGTLAMAQALKHLRNVQVINFGDCLVRSEGAIALAAVLREGLPILKELNLSFGEITEAAALVVAQAVMDKPHMEKVDLNGNCLGEEGCEALRDAMESMDKGDVLASLSDDEGEPEDEEDDDDNENDDDEGDDDDDVSDDCNEDNEEDGDIVKENGVTRKEDSPVKLQSPAEIMSFLSCPSVEKLLQLGEMRTHLSQQVDASDPHKAAEVLLKIASLYSEEPETKTAVLETIDDVFKKLLSGPALQSYCFLSTLLVMMGVLKGEGKMKKVLLVPGQLLCLEHAVQQDYFPQHHASLLHTFMSKNSEAFKSCGAARERLSSALEMRCHD